In the Hyphomonadaceae bacterium BL14 genome, one interval contains:
- a CDS encoding type III PLP-dependent enzyme translates to MAQYHTPLDLVRSRPVEGPVACARPDRLTAAASWFQDNFPGEVLYAVKANPSAWVIDTLYAAGIRWFDVASLPEVELIAARCPGATMAFMHPVKSRHAIRTAYFDHGVKIFVLDCEAELEKVLAETGHASDLTLVVRLAVSNDGATLPLAGKFGAGEAEAPDLIRRARAHAAELGVSFHVGSQCMAPSAYRSAMMEASRLIVKAGVTVDIVDVGGGFPAIYPGMTPPPMSEFVGAIRSAFEDMMVLSNADLWCEPGRALIAEAVSILTRVELVKGDAVYMNDGSYGCLFDIVHAKWPFPIRVHRRHGTPSEEAGLYKLYGPTCDSIDSMPGPYALPADLMEGDVIEFGMLGAYGTAMATRFNGFGDVETVEVADFPWRSMYDETETSEAAPATGDEGGRVVPFARGLRRRRHRLMKNRMMKRR, encoded by the coding sequence TTGGCACAATACCATACTCCCCTGGACCTGGTCCGCTCTCGGCCTGTTGAAGGCCCGGTCGCCTGCGCGCGTCCGGACCGGCTGACAGCCGCAGCTTCCTGGTTCCAGGACAATTTTCCCGGCGAGGTTCTCTACGCCGTCAAGGCCAACCCGTCCGCGTGGGTGATCGACACCCTGTACGCGGCCGGAATCCGCTGGTTTGACGTCGCCTCTCTGCCGGAAGTCGAACTGATCGCCGCCCGTTGCCCGGGCGCGACCATGGCGTTCATGCACCCGGTCAAAAGCCGCCATGCCATCCGCACGGCGTATTTCGATCATGGCGTGAAGATTTTCGTGCTCGACTGCGAAGCCGAGCTTGAGAAAGTTCTCGCCGAGACCGGGCACGCGTCCGACCTGACGCTGGTTGTGCGTCTGGCGGTGTCCAATGACGGTGCCACTTTGCCGCTGGCCGGCAAGTTCGGCGCCGGCGAGGCCGAAGCGCCCGACCTGATCCGCCGCGCCCGAGCCCATGCGGCCGAGCTGGGCGTCAGCTTCCATGTCGGCAGCCAGTGCATGGCACCCAGCGCCTATCGCTCGGCGATGATGGAGGCCTCGCGCCTGATCGTGAAAGCGGGCGTGACGGTGGACATCGTGGATGTGGGCGGGGGCTTCCCTGCCATCTATCCCGGCATGACGCCGCCGCCGATGAGCGAATTCGTCGGCGCGATCCGCAGCGCGTTCGAGGACATGATGGTCCTGTCCAACGCCGACCTGTGGTGCGAGCCGGGCCGGGCGTTGATCGCCGAGGCCGTGTCGATCCTGACCCGCGTCGAGCTGGTCAAGGGCGACGCCGTGTACATGAATGACGGCTCCTATGGCTGCCTGTTCGACATTGTGCACGCCAAATGGCCGTTCCCGATCCGGGTGCACCGCCGTCACGGAACGCCATCCGAAGAGGCTGGGCTGTACAAGCTGTACGGGCCAACCTGTGATTCCATCGATTCCATGCCGGGGCCGTACGCCCTGCCGGCGGATCTGATGGAAGGCGATGTCATCGAGTTCGGTATGCTCGGTGCCTATGGCACGGCCATGGCGACGCGCTTTAACGGCTTCGGGGATGTGGAGACTGTCGAGGTCGCCGACTTCCCTTGGCGGTCCATGTATGATGAAACCGAAACCTCCGAGGCCGCTCCGGCCACGGGCGATGAGGGCGGGCGCGTCGTGCCGTTTGCACGCGGACTGCGCCGCAGACGCCATCGCCTGATGAAAAACCGAATGATGAAGAGGCGCTGA
- a CDS encoding deoxyhypusine synthase, whose product MTENSQRKAELLASPVEHIDIASFDGRVIIDAWEKMSFSSRDAARAARILGAAVADPDCSVILTLAGSTSAGGCMHVWRDMIRHNMVDAIVATGASIVDMDFFEALGFKHYQAHEVPDDRVLRELYIDRIYDTYIDEEELQTTDHTIGDIANSLPAKPISSRGFIKAMGKWLADGNAKKEGSLIEECYKHGVPIFVPAFADCSAGFGLVKHQVERMKAGKPYLSIDAVADFRELTDIKIKAGKTGLFMVGGGVPKNFAQDTVVCAEILGHEVPMHEYAVQITVADVRDGACSSSTLKEACSWGKVDVTLEQMVFAEATTVAPVIVSDVFHRGAWKTRPRRRFADMFED is encoded by the coding sequence ATGACCGAAAATTCCCAACGCAAGGCCGAGCTGCTCGCCAGCCCGGTCGAGCATATCGACATCGCCTCCTTCGACGGGCGCGTGATCATTGATGCGTGGGAGAAGATGAGCTTCTCCTCGCGCGATGCCGCGCGCGCTGCGCGCATCCTCGGCGCGGCCGTGGCCGACCCGGATTGCTCGGTGATCCTGACGCTGGCCGGTTCGACCTCGGCGGGCGGCTGCATGCATGTCTGGCGCGACATGATCCGCCACAACATGGTGGACGCCATCGTGGCCACCGGCGCGTCCATCGTGGACATGGATTTCTTCGAGGCGCTGGGCTTCAAGCACTATCAGGCCCATGAAGTGCCGGACGACCGTGTGCTGCGCGAGCTCTATATTGACCGCATCTACGACACCTATATCGACGAGGAAGAGCTGCAGACCACCGATCACACGATCGGCGATATCGCCAATTCCCTGCCGGCCAAACCGATCTCCAGCCGTGGCTTCATCAAGGCGATGGGCAAGTGGCTGGCTGACGGCAACGCCAAGAAGGAAGGCTCTCTGATTGAAGAGTGCTACAAGCACGGCGTGCCTATCTTCGTGCCGGCGTTTGCCGACTGCTCGGCGGGCTTTGGCCTCGTGAAGCACCAGGTCGAGCGGATGAAGGCGGGCAAGCCTTATCTCTCCATCGACGCAGTGGCCGATTTCCGTGAGCTGACGGATATCAAGATCAAGGCAGGCAAGACCGGCCTGTTCATGGTTGGTGGCGGCGTGCCGAAAAACTTCGCCCAGGACACGGTCGTATGCGCCGAAATCCTCGGTCACGAGGTGCCGATGCACGAATACGCCGTGCAGATCACGGTGGCCGACGTGCGCGACGGTGCCTGTTCGTCCTCGACGCTGAAAGAAGCCTGCTCGTGGGGCAAGGTGGACGTGACGCTGGAGCAGATGGTGTTTGCCGAAGCTACCACTGTGGCACCGGTGATCGTGTCGGACGTGTTCCATCGCGGTGCCTGGAAAACCCGGCCGCGCCGCCGCTTTGCGGATATGTTCGAGGACTGA
- a CDS encoding L,D-transpeptidase family protein → MGWVRALGGALSALAICATLATSALAQSWNTPWRDGEIAELAGVLSETWTHGLDPARYPDPDHLRALAPGPDRDLLARAAWFQLAGDLLYGQVDPRRLNPDWSAPHRAADLLTEYAQARERGAIAAALEALAPAHADYQALRRELIRRTVSPTAPVLVPEGERLRRGDSGARVDALRARLYQLGLLEHSGAIGDAFDARLETALMRFQARHNLAADGVLGTDTVRELNTGNGQRVDQLRANLERWRWLPDDLGARHIRVNIADYRLEAWANGAVERVHQAQIGARWTSTPVFSEDMRIVEINPWWYTPMSLGQTWLRRFRTNPASAYANGYQLVDLDTGQRVNAADADWANRRYRVIQRPGPNNAMGQVKFLFPNVHNVYIHDTPHQNRFLNTQRDDSAGCVRVRDPVELAIWVLGAEGWSPAEVRAAFDSRQTRRVRLQNRIPVHILYFTAVSDRFGQVRYVHDVYRRDAALIRALNGDLPPLPAAPSVPVEIDENAQVD, encoded by the coding sequence ATGGGTTGGGTAAGGGCTTTGGGCGGCGCGCTGTCCGCACTGGCGATATGCGCCACACTGGCCACCAGCGCTCTGGCCCAATCCTGGAACACACCCTGGCGCGACGGGGAAATCGCCGAGCTCGCCGGTGTTCTGTCAGAAACCTGGACCCACGGGCTGGACCCCGCGCGCTACCCCGATCCTGACCACTTGCGCGCCTTGGCACCCGGCCCTGACCGCGATCTTCTGGCGCGCGCCGCCTGGTTCCAGCTCGCCGGGGATCTGCTCTATGGTCAGGTCGACCCGCGCCGCCTCAACCCGGACTGGAGCGCGCCGCACCGCGCGGCCGACCTGCTCACCGAATACGCCCAGGCACGCGAGCGCGGGGCCATCGCCGCCGCGCTGGAGGCCCTGGCACCGGCCCATGCCGATTATCAGGCGCTGCGCCGCGAGCTGATCCGGCGCACCGTCTCCCCCACCGCGCCGGTGCTGGTGCCCGAAGGCGAGCGCCTGCGCCGGGGCGATAGCGGCGCGCGCGTGGACGCGCTGCGCGCACGCTTGTACCAACTGGGATTGCTTGAGCACTCCGGGGCGATCGGAGACGCGTTCGACGCCCGGCTGGAAACGGCGCTGATGCGGTTTCAGGCCCGGCACAATCTCGCCGCAGATGGGGTGCTGGGTACCGATACCGTGCGCGAGCTCAACACCGGAAACGGCCAGCGCGTCGACCAGTTGCGCGCCAATCTGGAGCGCTGGCGTTGGCTGCCGGATGACCTGGGAGCGCGCCATATCCGCGTGAATATTGCCGACTACCGCCTGGAAGCATGGGCGAATGGCGCGGTGGAGCGGGTGCACCAGGCCCAGATCGGCGCGCGCTGGACGTCGACGCCGGTCTTCTCCGAAGACATGCGGATCGTCGAGATTAATCCGTGGTGGTACACGCCGATGAGCCTGGGCCAGACCTGGCTGCGCCGGTTTCGCACCAATCCGGCATCGGCCTATGCCAATGGATATCAGCTGGTGGACCTCGACACCGGCCAGCGCGTGAACGCTGCCGATGCCGACTGGGCCAACCGGCGCTACCGCGTGATCCAGCGGCCCGGCCCGAACAACGCCATGGGTCAGGTCAAATTCCTGTTTCCCAATGTGCACAATGTGTACATCCACGACACGCCCCACCAGAACCGCTTTCTGAACACCCAGCGCGACGACTCAGCCGGTTGCGTGCGCGTGCGCGATCCCGTCGAGCTGGCGATCTGGGTGCTGGGGGCCGAGGGCTGGAGCCCGGCCGAGGTGCGCGCGGCTTTCGACTCGCGCCAGACGCGGCGGGTGCGGCTGCAGAACCGCATCCCGGTGCACATCCTGTATTTCACCGCGGTGTCCGACCGGTTCGGTCAGGTGCGCTATGTCCACGATGTCTATCGCCGGGATGCGGCGCTGATCCGCGCCCTGAACGGCGATCTGCCGCCTTTGCCTGCTGCGCCGTCTGTGCCGGTCGAGATCGACGAGAACGCTCAGGTGGACTGA
- a CDS encoding TonB-dependent hemoglobin/transferrin/lactoferrin family receptor, protein MSFTRSMRVWLAASAAAAPLALGAPALAEAEADASPGAEASDVIVVTTTRTQLSNFDYPGMASALTLETLEQVRPIDLAELLRDTPGVEVAGGPRRTGQTIRLRGFGRENVTLLVDGARQNFSSAHDGVLFLDPGLLRRVETLRGSASALYGSGASGGVIAFETLRADDILPDGRDLGARASAGYRTGNEETRGSAALFGRSGVFDGMAAISLRESGDIALGSGQDLPADDDTVSGLVSGGADLGGGLRLEAGWLGFRNSAVEPNNGQDLSVVNSLNPLVDKDITADSWRARALFDPETALIAMDVTLYRNEASVDETEQVSGRVVGRDLTTTGVRAENRAAFSLGAAELALVTGAEWYRDRQTGFDSNTPDNARGGVPTGEAEFAGAWAQLETTLDLGGAGALTLLPGVRYDRFETETVGAPSTSDEEVSSRLAASWAPVPSVRLFASWSQSFRAPSLNELYLTGTHFSLPHPVLGPRVFITNAFIPNPDLRPETSTTAEIGAAFTRQGLITPDDRLELKGAWFRTRADDLINLGVDFAFSPTCFAPPFFQPCSAGTSFSENVADAELTGFEIAAAYSSGPFSLSGSVSNVDGEDRATGAPLGALQPVNGQVSARYRFEAWGLDAGARLRFAGEFDQGASPAEDRGGYGVLDLSAGWQPGFARDVRVNVGVENVFDRDYERVFAGVSEPGRTLRVDLTWTGAW, encoded by the coding sequence ATGTCATTCACGAGATCGATGCGCGTCTGGCTGGCGGCGAGCGCCGCCGCTGCACCGTTGGCGCTTGGGGCACCGGCCTTGGCCGAGGCAGAGGCTGACGCCTCGCCCGGCGCGGAGGCCAGTGATGTGATCGTGGTCACCACCACGCGCACCCAATTGTCCAATTTCGACTATCCAGGCATGGCCAGTGCGCTGACGCTGGAGACGCTGGAGCAGGTCCGGCCCATCGATCTGGCCGAGCTGTTGCGCGACACGCCGGGCGTGGAGGTGGCGGGCGGGCCGCGCCGCACCGGCCAGACGATACGCCTGCGCGGGTTCGGGCGGGAGAATGTGACCTTGCTGGTGGACGGGGCCCGCCAGAATTTCAGTTCCGCCCATGACGGCGTGCTGTTTCTCGATCCCGGCTTGCTTCGCCGGGTGGAGACGCTGCGCGGTAGTGCCTCTGCGCTCTACGGGTCAGGCGCGTCTGGCGGTGTGATCGCGTTCGAGACGCTGCGCGCCGATGACATCCTGCCCGATGGCCGCGACCTGGGCGCGCGTGCCTCGGCAGGCTATCGCACGGGCAATGAGGAAACGCGCGGGTCTGCCGCGCTGTTCGGGCGCTCGGGCGTGTTTGACGGCATGGCGGCGATCAGCTTGCGGGAGTCCGGCGATATCGCACTGGGCTCGGGGCAGGACCTGCCGGCGGATGACGACACCGTCTCGGGCCTGGTATCCGGCGGCGCGGATCTGGGCGGTGGCCTGCGGCTGGAGGCCGGCTGGCTGGGCTTCCGCAACAGCGCCGTGGAGCCCAATAACGGTCAGGACCTGTCCGTTGTGAATTCTCTCAACCCGCTTGTGGACAAGGATATCACCGCCGACTCATGGCGCGCGCGCGCCCTGTTCGACCCGGAGACTGCGCTGATTGCGATGGACGTCACGCTTTATCGCAACGAAGCGTCGGTGGACGAGACCGAGCAGGTCAGCGGCCGGGTGGTAGGCCGCGATCTCACCACCACCGGCGTGCGCGCCGAGAACCGCGCAGCGTTCAGTCTGGGCGCGGCAGAGCTGGCGCTGGTGACCGGGGCGGAATGGTATCGCGACCGCCAGACCGGGTTTGATTCAAACACGCCGGACAACGCGCGCGGCGGTGTGCCGACCGGCGAGGCGGAGTTTGCCGGCGCATGGGCGCAGCTGGAGACCACGCTGGACCTGGGCGGTGCCGGAGCGCTGACGCTTTTGCCGGGCGTGCGCTATGACCGGTTCGAAACTGAAACCGTCGGTGCCCCGTCCACATCAGACGAAGAGGTGTCGTCGCGGCTCGCCGCCAGCTGGGCACCCGTGCCATCGGTGCGCCTGTTCGCCAGCTGGTCGCAGAGCTTCCGCGCGCCCTCGCTCAACGAGCTTTATCTGACCGGCACGCACTTCTCCCTGCCGCATCCGGTCCTGGGGCCGCGCGTCTTCATCACCAACGCCTTCATCCCCAATCCGGATCTGCGGCCGGAAACCAGCACCACGGCGGAGATTGGTGCGGCCTTCACCCGTCAGGGCCTGATCACGCCCGATGACCGGCTGGAGTTGAAAGGTGCCTGGTTCCGGACCCGGGCCGATGACCTGATCAATCTCGGCGTCGATTTCGCCTTTTCGCCCACCTGCTTTGCGCCGCCCTTTTTCCAGCCTTGTTCGGCGGGCACGTCGTTCTCGGAGAACGTCGCCGACGCCGAGCTGACCGGGTTCGAGATCGCGGCGGCGTACAGTAGCGGACCCTTCAGCCTGTCCGGCTCTGTCTCCAATGTGGACGGCGAGGACCGCGCCACCGGCGCGCCGCTGGGCGCGCTGCAGCCGGTCAACGGCCAAGTCAGCGCCCGCTACCGGTTCGAAGCCTGGGGGCTGGACGCGGGCGCACGGCTGCGCTTCGCGGGCGAGTTTGATCAGGGTGCCAGCCCGGCCGAAGATCGCGGCGGCTATGGCGTGCTCGATTTGTCTGCCGGCTGGCAGCCGGGATTTGCGCGCGATGTGCGCGTGAATGTGGGCGTGGAGAACGTCTTTGACCGCGATTATGAGCGCGTCTTCGCCGGCGTGTCCGAGCCGGGCCGCACGCTCCGGGTCGACCTGACCTGGACCGGCGCCTGGTAG
- a CDS encoding lipid A deacylase LpxR family protein produces the protein MLALVFSTVLAAVQVDSDRVSGASEPRHSGGGVYTLVLENDLFAGSDRQYTNGIRIESMAPAGAPFEFISNAARTVPFSGIGPGATYRRGWSLSHLLYTASDISLENPPEDDHPYAGYLALSVFSTAIQDNSENTLSFELGLIGPSAQGEFVQRNWHQHVLHEAIDPAGWSTQLHDEVVFAVAVQRLRRWDVLSSQRWNTDAYTHVGATLGTVRTDVSAGFFTRWWLGDIPAGVAAPPRIRPAISASSYVARIDGWNAYVFGGFASTWVGRDIFLDGNTFRASRSVDKRDVVWSAQAGIALQWEHVRVSYTHIVRSDQFTTQREQHRFGSLAVSFVR, from the coding sequence ATGCTGGCATTGGTGTTTTCGACAGTGCTGGCCGCCGTCCAAGTGGATTCAGACAGAGTCTCTGGTGCCTCTGAGCCGCGCCATTCCGGAGGCGGTGTATACACGCTGGTTTTGGAGAACGACCTGTTTGCCGGCAGTGATCGTCAGTATACAAATGGAATACGCATTGAATCTATGGCCCCTGCCGGCGCGCCATTCGAGTTCATTTCCAATGCGGCCAGAACTGTTCCGTTTTCCGGGATCGGGCCCGGCGCCACGTACAGGCGCGGATGGTCGCTATCGCACCTGCTTTATACCGCAAGCGACATTTCCCTGGAGAACCCGCCTGAAGATGATCACCCCTATGCGGGATATCTGGCGCTGAGTGTTTTCTCCACGGCCATCCAGGACAATAGCGAGAATACCCTCAGCTTCGAACTCGGCCTGATCGGCCCGTCGGCCCAGGGCGAGTTTGTTCAGCGCAATTGGCATCAACATGTCTTGCATGAAGCAATTGATCCGGCGGGCTGGTCGACCCAGCTTCATGACGAGGTGGTGTTCGCCGTAGCCGTGCAAAGGCTGCGGCGCTGGGACGTCCTGAGCTCGCAGCGATGGAACACCGATGCCTATACCCATGTTGGCGCGACATTGGGGACGGTCAGAACAGACGTGTCGGCCGGATTTTTCACCCGGTGGTGGCTGGGCGACATACCGGCAGGGGTCGCCGCCCCGCCTCGCATCCGGCCGGCGATCAGCGCCTCAAGCTATGTGGCAAGAATTGACGGATGGAACGCCTACGTGTTTGGCGGATTTGCATCGACCTGGGTGGGGCGGGACATTTTTCTCGATGGAAACACATTCCGGGCGTCGCGCTCCGTCGACAAGCGCGACGTGGTCTGGTCCGCCCAGGCTGGCATAGCCTTGCAATGGGAGCATGTGCGGGTCAGCTACACCCATATCGTGAGGTCTGACCAGTTCACAACCCAACGCGAACAACATCGTTTCGGTTCATTGGCGGTGTCGTTCGTCCGTTAG
- a CDS encoding ribonucleotide-diphosphate reductase subunit beta yields MTLLTASTDRPGLLTSSHSYKPFRYPWAYDFWKIQQQVHWLPEEVPLGEDCKDWATRLDDRERNLLTQIFRFFTQSDVEVGANYMENYMPLFKPVEVRMMLASFSNMETVHIAAYALLLETIGMPDSEFSAFMEYKEMAAKHDYLGKFGVETEKDILTSMAVFGGFTEGLQLFASFAMLMNFPRFNKMKGMGQIVSWSVRDESLHCEGMMKLFHTFAEETGALMASVKDDIADCCKTVVALEDKFIELAFEAGEVEGMTPHDIKQYIRYIADWRMGQLKLKPIYGVKEHPIPWLSEILNGVEHANFFEARATEYSKGATKGAWHGDDGVWGLFDKRLNQDAANQLPAE; encoded by the coding sequence ATGACCCTCCTGACAGCATCCACTGACCGCCCGGGTCTGCTCACCTCGAGCCATTCCTACAAGCCCTTCCGCTATCCGTGGGCCTATGATTTCTGGAAAATCCAGCAGCAGGTCCACTGGCTGCCCGAGGAAGTGCCGTTGGGCGAGGACTGCAAGGATTGGGCGACGCGTCTGGATGACCGCGAGCGCAATCTTCTCACCCAGATTTTCCGCTTCTTCACCCAGTCGGATGTGGAGGTGGGTGCCAACTACATGGAAAACTACATGCCGCTCTTCAAACCGGTTGAAGTGCGCATGATGCTGGCGTCCTTCTCCAACATGGAGACGGTGCATATCGCCGCCTACGCCCTGCTGCTGGAAACCATCGGCATGCCCGATTCCGAGTTCTCCGCCTTCATGGAGTACAAGGAAATGGCGGCCAAGCACGACTATCTGGGCAAGTTCGGCGTGGAGACCGAGAAGGACATTCTCACCTCCATGGCGGTGTTCGGCGGCTTTACCGAAGGCCTGCAGCTGTTCGCCAGCTTCGCCATGCTGATGAACTTCCCGCGCTTCAACAAGATGAAGGGGATGGGCCAGATCGTGTCCTGGTCGGTGCGCGACGAGTCGCTGCACTGCGAGGGCATGATGAAGCTGTTCCACACCTTTGCCGAGGAAACCGGCGCACTGATGGCTTCGGTGAAGGACGACATTGCCGATTGCTGCAAGACCGTGGTGGCGCTGGAAGACAAGTTCATCGAGCTGGCCTTCGAGGCCGGCGAGGTGGAGGGCATGACGCCGCACGATATCAAGCAATACATCCGCTATATCGCCGACTGGCGCATGGGCCAGCTGAAGCTGAAGCCCATCTATGGCGTCAAGGAGCACCCGATCCCGTGGCTGAGCGAGATCCTCAACGGGGTCGAGCACGCCAACTTCTTCGAAGCGCGCGCCACCGAATACTCCAAGGGAGCCACCAAGGGGGCCTGGCACGGCGACGATGGTGTGTGGGGCCTGTTCGACAAGCGTCTGAATCAGGACGCCGCCAACCAGCTGCCGGCGGAATAG
- the nth gene encoding endonuclease III, with the protein MKTPASGKKRPVKRRAPGLTREQAEEVYARLAEIRPEPRTELDYVNPYTLVVAVALSAQATDVGVNKATRGLFAVADNPHAMLALGEDGVREHIKTIGLFRNKAKNVIALSRLIIEEFGGEVPRTREDLMRLPGVGRKTANVVLNEAFGEPTIAVDTHIFRVANRTGLGPGKDPDAVEVRLEAITPAAYLKGAHHWLILHGRYVCKARKPECWRCAIADICRFKDKTPAP; encoded by the coding sequence ATGAAGACACCGGCGTCCGGCAAGAAGCGGCCCGTCAAGCGCCGCGCCCCCGGCCTGACCCGCGAGCAGGCCGAGGAGGTCTATGCGCGCCTGGCCGAGATCCGCCCGGAGCCGCGCACCGAGCTGGACTATGTCAATCCGTACACGCTGGTGGTGGCGGTGGCGCTGTCAGCCCAGGCCACCGATGTGGGCGTGAACAAGGCGACACGCGGCCTGTTCGCCGTGGCGGACAACCCTCACGCCATGCTGGCGCTGGGCGAAGACGGGGTGCGCGAGCACATCAAGACCATCGGCCTGTTCCGCAACAAGGCGAAAAACGTCATCGCCCTGTCGCGCCTGATTATCGAGGAGTTCGGCGGCGAGGTGCCGCGTACCCGCGAGGATCTGATGCGACTGCCGGGCGTGGGACGCAAGACCGCCAATGTGGTGCTGAACGAGGCGTTCGGCGAGCCGACCATCGCGGTCGACACCCATATCTTCCGGGTCGCCAACCGTACCGGGCTCGGACCGGGCAAAGACCCCGACGCGGTGGAGGTGCGGCTCGAGGCCATCACGCCGGCGGCCTATCTCAAGGGCGCCCATCACTGGCTGATCCTGCACGGGCGCTATGTCTGCAAGGCGCGCAAGCCCGAATGCTGGCGCTGCGCCATCGCTGATATCTGCCGCTTCAAGGACAAGACGCCCGCGCCCTAG